The proteins below come from a single Nocardiopsis gilva YIM 90087 genomic window:
- a CDS encoding VOC family protein, producing the protein MPSPIRKVTIDCADPYELAKFWSQVIGEPLHPECESGDEEAFIETPDGQPGLLFLRVPEGKTVKNRIHLDLGPNGNTRDGEMARILGIGATFLSDFRTDDGKGFVVLTDPEGNEFCIERSDEELAAAGDSGDYEFKRTRRAEGPAACAMSKAPGRDR; encoded by the coding sequence GTGCCGTCGCCCATCCGCAAGGTGACCATCGACTGTGCCGACCCCTATGAGCTTGCGAAATTCTGGAGCCAGGTGATCGGCGAGCCGCTTCACCCGGAATGTGAATCCGGGGACGAGGAAGCGTTCATCGAGACCCCGGACGGGCAACCGGGGTTGCTGTTTTTGCGCGTGCCAGAAGGTAAGACGGTGAAGAACCGAATCCACCTCGACCTCGGGCCCAACGGCAACACCCGGGACGGCGAGATGGCGCGGATCCTTGGGATCGGCGCCACGTTCTTGTCCGATTTCCGGACGGATGACGGCAAGGGTTTCGTGGTCCTGACCGATCCCGAGGGCAACGAGTTCTGCATCGAGCGCAGCGACGAGGAACTCGCCGCCGCGGGCGACAGCGGAGACTACGAGTTCAAGCGGACCCGGAGGGCGGAGGGGCCTGCTGCCTGTGCCATGTCAAAAGCCCCCGGCCGCGACCGGTAG
- a CDS encoding TetR/AcrR family transcriptional regulator, whose protein sequence is MPKGPTKRRPRTLAKLLDAALEVFADRSFYGASIEEICDRAGYTRGAFYSNFTSKEELFLALFDRHSQQTLEGLAEAVTRAENAADPVMELAEWAGAQAPAERRWQLVSTEFSLLAARAPETAARLAQYEAEVRAGIVRLLELLFRHMGIQPQVDLELVARLAIAVREGGILQSLVEPDALPAGELERQFFPLLLRAVAAQQE, encoded by the coding sequence GTGCCCAAGGGCCCCACGAAGCGCCGTCCGCGGACGCTGGCCAAGCTGCTCGACGCTGCCCTCGAGGTCTTCGCGGACCGCAGCTTCTACGGCGCCTCCATCGAGGAGATCTGCGACCGCGCGGGCTACACCCGGGGCGCGTTCTACTCCAACTTCACCAGCAAGGAAGAACTGTTCCTGGCCCTGTTCGACCGGCACAGCCAGCAGACACTCGAAGGGCTGGCCGAAGCCGTGACCCGGGCGGAGAACGCCGCGGATCCAGTCATGGAGCTGGCCGAGTGGGCTGGCGCGCAGGCGCCCGCCGAGCGCAGATGGCAGCTGGTCTCGACCGAGTTCTCTCTACTCGCCGCGCGCGCCCCGGAGACCGCCGCCCGACTGGCGCAGTACGAGGCCGAGGTGCGCGCTGGGATCGTACGGCTGCTCGAGCTGCTGTTCCGGCACATGGGCATCCAGCCGCAGGTCGACCTGGAACTGGTGGCACGGCTCGCCATCGCGGTCCGGGAAGGCGGGATCCTGCAGTCCCTCGTGGAACCCGACGCCCTGCCCGCAGGCGAGCTGGAGCGGCAGTTCTTCCCCCTGCTCCTGCGAGCCGTCGCAGCGCAACAGGAGTGA
- a CDS encoding SDR family oxidoreductase codes for MSRSGAGVALVTGASSGIGRATAALLAERGYRVLGTCRDPESLRVDQQVPGVRYLPLDLTDPDSVASCAERAGAVDVLVNNAGQSQLAPFEELPPAVLEQQFASNVLGPVRLTQLLLPGMRERGYGRVVMVGSMQASFPMAFRSSYVASKAALKGFALAARKELEPFGVACTVVEPGQINTGISSRRDRFIADPSPYADRYFRVAESLDAGEAAGTPPARVAQTIVKAVEARQPKPLYAVGSNAPLVFALQRLLPRRTAERLVSRRYGL; via the coding sequence ATGAGCAGGTCAGGAGCTGGGGTTGCCCTGGTGACCGGTGCGTCGTCGGGGATTGGGCGCGCGACCGCCGCCCTCCTGGCCGAGCGGGGCTACCGGGTGCTGGGTACCTGCCGGGATCCGGAAAGCCTGCGCGTCGACCAGCAGGTACCGGGAGTGCGCTACCTCCCCCTGGACCTCACCGACCCGGACAGCGTGGCGAGCTGCGCGGAACGCGCCGGCGCGGTCGATGTGCTGGTCAACAACGCCGGCCAGAGTCAGCTCGCCCCCTTCGAGGAACTGCCGCCGGCGGTCTTGGAGCAGCAGTTCGCGTCCAACGTGCTCGGTCCGGTCCGGCTCACGCAGCTGCTGCTGCCGGGGATGCGCGAGCGGGGGTACGGGCGGGTGGTGATGGTGGGCTCGATGCAGGCGAGCTTCCCGATGGCCTTCCGCTCCAGCTATGTCGCATCGAAGGCGGCGCTGAAGGGATTCGCCCTCGCCGCCCGCAAGGAGCTCGAACCGTTCGGCGTGGCCTGCACCGTGGTCGAGCCGGGGCAGATCAACACCGGCATCAGTTCCCGCCGCGACCGCTTCATCGCCGACCCTTCCCCCTACGCTGACCGCTATTTCCGGGTCGCGGAGTCGCTGGATGCCGGTGAGGCCGCCGGAACACCGCCGGCCAGGGTCGCCCAGACGATCGTGAAGGCCGTCGAGGCGCGGCAGCCGAAGCCGCTCTACGCCGTCGGCAGCAACGCGCCCCTCGTTTTCGCGCTGCAGCGGCTGCTGCCGCGGCGGACGGCCGAGCGGCTGGTCTCCCGCCGCTACGGGCTCTAG